A window of the Odocoileus virginianus isolate 20LAN1187 ecotype Illinois chromosome 20, Ovbor_1.2, whole genome shotgun sequence genome harbors these coding sequences:
- the IRGC gene encoding interferon-inducible GTPase 5: MATSKLPAVSGQEETTILMAKEELEALRTAFESGDISQAASRLRELLAASDCTRLEVGVTGESGAGKSSLINALRGLGAEDPDAALTGVVETTIEPSPYPHPQFPDVTLWDLPGAGSPGCSADKYLKQVDFGRYDFFLLVSPRRCGAVESRLASEILRQGKKFYFVRTKVDEDLAATRMQRPSGFSEGAVLHEIREHCAERLRGAGVHEPRVFLVSNLSPARYDFPLLMSTWERDLPAHRRHAGLLSLPDISLEALQKKKDMLQEQVLKTALVSGVIQALPVPGLAAAYDDALLIRSLRGYHRSFGLDDDSLAKLAEQVGKQAGDLRSVIRSPLANEVSPETVLRLYSQSSDGAMRVARAFEKGIPVFGTLVAGGISFGTVYTMLQGCLNEMAEDAQRVRIKALEEEEEDPQPDVSLEAAGDSCVEKRGSGEGSREEAPLSTRRKLGLLIKYILDSWKKRDLSEDK, encoded by the coding sequence ATGGCTACTTCGAAGTTGCCAGCGGTGTCCGGGCAGGAGGAGACCACCATCCTCATGGCCAAGGAAGAGCTGGAGGCCCTGCGCACCGCCTTCGAGTCGGGCGACATCTCCCAGGCCGCTTCCCGCCTCCGGGAGCTGCTGGCCGCCTCGGACTGCACCCGGCTGGAGGTGGGCGTCACAGGCGAATCGGGGGCCGGCAAGTCGTCCCTCATCAACGCCCTTCGCGGCCTGGGCGCCGAGGACCCCGACGCGGCCCTCACCGGCGTGGTGGAGACCACAATAGAGCCTTCGCCCTACCCGCACCCGCAGTTTCCAGACGTGACCCTGTGGGACCTGCCAGGGGCCGGCTCTCCCGGCTGCTCGGCCGACAAGTACCTGAAGCAGGTGGACTTCGGCCGCTACGATTTCTTCCTGCTCGTCTCGCCCCGCCGCTGCGGCGCCGTGGAGAGCCGCCTGGCCTCCGAGATCCTGCGCCAGGGCAAGAAGTTCTATTTCGTGCGCACCAAGGTGGACGAGGACCTGGCGGCCACGCGCATGCAGCGGCCCTCGGGCTTCAGCGAGGGGGCGGTCCTGCACGAGATCCGCGAGCACTGTGCCGAGCGGCTGCGCGGGGCCGGCGTCCACGAACCGCGCGTCTTCCTCGTGTCCAACCTCTCACCCGCGCGCTACGACTTCCCGCTGCTCATGTCCACTTGGGAGCGCGATCTGCCCGCGCACCGGCGCCACGCCGGCCTGCTGTCACTGCCGGACATTTCTCTGGAGGCCCTGCAGAAGAAGAAGGACATGCTCCAGGAGCAGGTGCTCAAGACGGCCCTGGTGTCCGGCGTCATCCAGGCCCTGCCCGTGCCCGGGCTGGCGGCCGCCTACGACGACGCGCTGCTCATCCGCTCGCTGCGCGGCTACCACCGCAGCTTCGGCCTGGACGACGACTCGCTGGCCAAGCTGGCCGAGCAGGTGGGCAAACAGGCGGGGGACCTGCGCTCCGTCATCCGCTCCCCGCTGGCCAACGAGGTCTCCCCCGAGACGGTCCTGCGGCTCTACTCCCAGTCGTCCGATGGTGCCATGAGGGTGGCCCGGGCCTTTGAGAAGGGTATCCCCGTGTTCGGGACCCTGGTGGCCGGCGGCATCAGCTTCGGCACTGTCTACACCATGCTTCAGGGCTGCCTCAACGAGATGGCCGAGGATGCCCAGCGCGTCCGCATcaaggccctggaggaggaggaggaggaccctCAGCCCGATGTCAGCCTGGAGGCGGCTGGTGACAGCTGTGTGGAGAAGCGGGGATccggggaggggagcagggaggaagcCCCCCTCTCGACCCGCCGGAAGCTTGGCCTCCTCATTAAGTACATTCTGGACAGCTGGAAGAAGCGAGACTTGTCTGAAGACAAATGA